Part of the Musa acuminata AAA Group cultivar baxijiao chromosome BXJ2-7, Cavendish_Baxijiao_AAA, whole genome shotgun sequence genome is shown below.
TTCTGAATATTCTTGTCATTGCATCTCCTTCTGTTCAGGTTGTATCATGCCCATTAGAATCAACGGTAGGATGTATATTTCTGACCTACCTTTTTCATATTAGTTTTGTCCTTCTTCGATTTCCTTAAGACATATGGAAAAGGAACCACAGAGTTCTTACAACGATTCAGAAAAGTATATTCTTACTCATTCATGTTCTAGTTTTAGAAGGTGTAGCGTGCCATCACTTCTACACATGCAAATCATCAAAAACTACCCAACATTCTATCAGAATTCTTTATGTGGATTACATGTATTTATAAGCTTAAGCTTGTAATCTCATGTTTCTGATATATGCAACAGAGTGGGGTTAGAAGAGGATGGCTATTTCTTTCCACACCCACCGACGCAACCAATAAAAAAGACTGTAAGTTGTAGCTTACAGTCAGGAAACTAATGCAACAAGTTACACATTTCCGTAGGTGTTATGTAGGATAACTGCAAGTTGGAAGAATGCCAACAGACGCATCTGTCGATCCACCAATCATGTAAGATTACTCAGACTTGGGGAGTCGTAGATATCTTTCAAGCACCGCATTCGAGCTTGTGAAAGTATTATGTGTCGAGAGTAAAGCAACTTGATCATTTATTGAGTGGATCCATAAGCTAATATTCTTAGCTCTTCTTTTAGCGTCAAAATGATAGTGTCAAAATGATATCGGTGATGCCTAAATCTACCATACTCCGGTCGGACCCGTATGCGAAAAAAGGTCGGAGGTGGCCAAAGGAAGATGCTTGCGGTGGCTAATACTTTGCAATACGACCATGATCCTCCGTGGAATGCAGAACGACTACGTCAAATGTTGTCCGGAGGCAGGCATGACGTGCTGCTCTTCATCCTTTTTTTGTATGGTGACCTCCGGGGCACAAGTTGTACTCGCTTATTTTCTATTTAGAGTTGGCTATATATGCCATAACAAGGCACTTGGACTGGTATGGCTGAACAAGATCCAGGAAGGCTTTCTTTGATCTTTCCTTCTTTTCGTATAAAGATCTCGTGTAGAAGAATGCCACAAGACTCTCAAACCCCCTCCCGGACGATGGCCGAAGATCCAACTGCAGACACCAGTGATGGCATCGATTCGAACCCTGCACCTGCTCCGGGGAAGCTGGTCACGGTTCTAAGCATAGATGGAGGAGGTGTGCGCGGGCTTATCCCCGCAACCATCCTCGCCTTCCTCGAATCCAAGCTCCAAGTACCGTTCTCTGGGTCTTCATCCACACTCCTCCAACGTGGTAATGCTTCCTTGCGATGCTCGTACGTCTTGGTTGACTTGGTGGCGGGTGTGTGATTTATCTCAGGAACTCGACGGACCGGATGCAAGAATCGCAGACTATTTTGATGTGATTGCTGGAACGAGCACCGGAGGCCTCGTTACTACGATGCTTACGGCACCCAATAACGACGGCCGGCCGCTCTTTGCTGCGAAGGATATCATTCAGTTTTTTCTGGATAATAGCCCCAAGTTTTTCCCGCAAAAGAAGTGAGCTTCGTGTAATTATATACGTAGATAGATTTATGATGGACTCAAATCATCGTTGGAAGTTCCAAAGACACAGATCGGATATGGTGATCCTTCAAACTAAGTAGTCGTCCATGATTCACCTCATGCAGAGCTGGTATCGTGTGGAACTTGTTTGACGCAGCCACTGGACCCAAGTACGACGGCAAGTATCTGCACTCCAAGATTCAAGAACTGCTCGGTGACACGAAGCTTAGCCAAACCCTAACCAACATAGTCATTCCCACTTTCGACATCAAGCTTCTGCAGCCCATCGTCTTCTCGACCTTTGAGGTACGCATCCTTCTTCTCTCACCGGTCGAATGGATCGTTTCTTGTACGTTCTCCCGATTCATGAACGAATGGTGACTGCAGACGAAGTACACACCGTTGAAGGACGCTCTCCTGTCGGACATTTGCATCGGTACGTCTGCAGCACCAACTTATCTTCCTGGCCATTACTTCCAGACCGAAGACCATCAAGGAGGCACTCGGGAGTTCAACCTCGTCGACGGTGGTGTGGCTGCAAACAACCCGGTAAGACTTAAGAATCTCCATGACATAATATTAGGGTGGACGGAGCTAACGCAGAACGATGGACAGACTTTAACTGCGATGAGCCAAGTAACGAAGGAGATCTTGATGGAGAATGCGGACTTCTTTCCGATCCAGCCGGCGGACAACGGCAGGTTCCTCGTCATCTCTCTGGGGAATGGTTCTAACAAGCAAGAGGGGAAATTTAGCGCGCAAGAGAGCGCCAAGTGGGGCTTGCTCGAGTGGCTGTACAACAAGGGAAGCACTCCTATCATCGACATCTTCTTTCAGGCGAGTGCAGACATGGTGGACATCCACGTACCTGTTCTCTTTCGAGCACTCCACTCCGAGGAGCATTACCTACGCATACAGGTAATGGGTTCTTGCTTGCAGAAGAGATGTCGATAGCTTCTACCCCTCGTTTCCGTAGTAGTGAATCGGTGGTCAGTTCGAGCAGGATGATACTTTGGTCGGCGACGCCTCGTCGGTGGACATATCGACGAGGGAGAACTTGGAGAAGCTGGTGGAGATGGGCAACGAGCTGCTTAAGAAGCCAGCATCGAGGGTGAACTTAGAGAATGGAACGTTCGAGCCATGTGAAGCAGAGGAAACGAACGAAGAAGCCCTCTTTCGTTTCGCCCGGAGGCTCTCAAGTGAAAGAAAGCTGAGGAACTCTTTCAAGTTACTGAGATGAGATCAGAAATATTAGATCATGATGTGGTATGTGAAAAATTGGGCTTAATTTGTTGTTGGACAGCAATAAGCCTTTGGATAAGATATCTTATTCAAGAATCAACATATCATAGCAGATCAATCCAGCTTATATGATGTTAGGAAAGTCATAGTCAGGATCTTAATAATATAAGAATTTAAGAGAGTAAACTGAAGTTTATCAGTTCAAAAAAAGGCTCCAAATATTTCTTTTAGAGATTGCTTGTTCTAATTGGGAAGAAAACATGATCAACATTTGGTCATCTTAAATTGTGCTTGCAAAACAACTTAAATTGTGTTCTTATTCAATCTTTGATAAGATAACACACAGTTGTTTCCTTTTTGGGAAAAGAAATAAGCATCTGAGAGAGATTGCAAGTGAAAATTATGACAGGCCAATTTTCTTCATTTAAGAACCGAAAGCCTTTGCTTACTGCCTCTCTAAATGATTCACTAAACATCTAATGCTTTTCCATTTAATTTGACCCACAAGTTCATCTTAAAAGAGAAAAATGCACCTGTGAAAATCAATTTGGTAGGCAAGAATTAAATTCTTATACACCTATTAGCAAAATATTATGCTTAATGCAGCATTCCTCTCGGCagaaaatctaaaaatttcaaattcCTTGCGTCTGAATAATTTGCAGTTGCAAAGATTCTTTAGGTCTTCTGCGATAAAGATGATAGCATCGATCACAGAACAAGTTACGGACTGCAAAGGTTCTTTAGATCCTCCTCCTTGGCGAAAAAGGTAGGAATGATCCTCGAAGCATAAGGATAAAGATCTTTATAGGAGTTCTTTATGGTGCCTTCTGCCACACCAGTTGCAAGGGATATATCTGCAGAAAAATGTTGATGTTAAAGAATAAATACATTAATGTTAAAGAATAATAATGGTGACAGAATTGATAATGAGACTGAAGAACCTTTGAGGGGCTTCTTGTCATCAGACAACTGGGTTATCATGTAAATAACAGCTGCTGCAATTGAGATGGGACTCCTCCTGCAATTTAACAAGGTCATCAAGCTTTCAAAGAGAAGAATCATATGAACAATGTTGATATGTTCTGATGACTGATTGATTTATCACAAAATGAAACAAAAGTTGCATGAATATGGAATAAGCTTATGACTTGACCGTTTTCTCCTAGCAACATGTACTGAGAACTGTAAACTGCTTTATAAAATTTAAGTACCGTTCCCTGAGGATTAAAAACTTTCAAGACAATATAGCCTCTGTATTAGGTGTGAAATCAGCAAGTTAGCAAGCTGTGGTAGCACCGACAATGAGGCCTCCGTTGGGACTAGCATCATCGGTCATACTAAATCTCAAACTCTTCGAGCACAATCAGTTGGCCATGCGCAATCTTTGAAAAACATAGGATTGCTTGATTTGGTACCAGTTTGAACTCAAGGCTAAAACCACAACCTTAAATGAAAAGTCTATAAGACTAAAAGGCAGCATCCTATTTATGTCAAAATATTCTAAAAATGAAACGTCTTATGTCAGGTTCTTCTGTCTGAGAAAGCAAAATACTAAAATGCAGTTGCCCATCAGCTTTATCAAGCTATTTCAAGTGTAATACCGAATATCAAGTTCCTCTGACTTTTGAACTGCTTCTTGAGCCGCTTTAACTGCTTGGTTAGTCATGCCAAGATGTGAACAGAACCGCCTCTGCAAGgaccacagcagaaagttatgatAAATGATAAGTATACATATTAAACAACTAAAGACAcacaagcaaaaaagaaaaagaaaaaaaattaggaatcaagaataaaaaaacaagATTATTCAATTTTATGTGGCAAAAGAAAGTAATTGGCAGAATTTGCTCAAACTAACCAAGAAATCTCCTGCATGAATTGTACCCATCTCCATAGATTGCCCCATCTCAACTTCAAGCTGTTTGACAATGAACTCTTTGGCCCGACCTATTTCCTTCTTTGTAGCACCATTGGCAACAGAACAAATCTCTAATTAAATAGAAAATACATGTTAGTGATACCCACTAGAGAAGAAAACCAGAATACACAGAGAATTAGAAAGAAGTAACCTTTTACAGTACGAGGCTTGTCCTCCTGCCGACAAGCAATGTATAGACATGCAGCCAAAATTGCATCTTGATTTCGCCCTCTAACAGACTTCAGATCTTCAACTTTCTTATATATCTCATTGGCTCGATCCTAAGCAAGGGGATAGAAGACCATTACAAAGGAATAAGAATTTTTCTAAATATTCTTCACTGTACATGTTTAGCTTACTCAGATGTTATTGTCAGCAACTATTCAGAATTAAAGATGTCATTAGAATATTAACAGATGGTACTCAGATAAAAATTGATTTCCACTAAATTGTCAAGGATAAAACAGGTGGCATAAAAGTTCCAATAAGTTATCCATATGATGAAGAATAGACTTAATAAATTCACAGAAATAGAGTTGGATTTCCTGTTGCAGGGTGATATTTTGACAAACAGGATCCAAAAGGAGCAAACAAATGATGTCCGATGTAACCAAAGATCTACAAGTTGAATCACGATGTCAATGCACATAACTAAGGAAAAAAGATCATGGTTTTTGGCTCTCAGATACTGCTAAAAAATGGCTGACGTCGGTACTACCAGAGCACTGATTCCCATGTTAGGAGACAATAAGAGGTCAGCTTAGAGTCAGGGTTTTGACATATAAGAACATGTTTAGTCTGAAAAGCAAAATCTGTTGCTCAGAATCATAAATTATGATAGAATTacataaatatcctgaaataTGACTTTTTTGTTATGATTTTCATATGTTGCTATTGTCAGCAGCATGAATTTCTGGTTGGGTGGGTGGCCAATGTAATAGAGACAATGAAAGAAAGAACTTGGAGAAGGtgaagagagagatagagagagtgtgtgtgtgataTCTTTGTGACACGGCTTATAAAGTTCGCAGATAGAGAACCTGAGAAGAATTTTGTTCTAGGATCACAAGCCAACTCTGGCATGTCCTGAAGAAATTACATCATCAAAAGACCAATCAGAATTATCAAGGGTTTAAATTCCGGTATGCAGGTTTCTATAATTGATTGAAAAAGGCATGGTATCAGTATATTGCAAGTTATACTAACCTGTATAATCAGTATTACCCAAAAAAAGATATTAAATATTGAACAGGAGCAACCTATATGGTCCACTACTACCCCTTGGTCAGACTGATAAATATTGTTCAATACATACCAGTCCAACTGATATTTCATTTCTAGAACATATATTTCGAGCTAGTAGCGAAGAGAATAGACATACaaaaaagatcatcataaagttgtCCAAGTCATGTTCCTCATTTGAACAAGATTGTTTCCTTTCTAAAATTCTGTGGTTCCCATAAAGTGATACTTATTTCCATATCAGACTCTTCTGCATGCTGACCTGCCATATAGAAGTCTTCATCTACACAAGTACCATATTAATTACCACCATGTACCTACATCTAAGATCAAATAACTGAATGTTTAAGAGTTTACAATCTTCAATCCCCTACAGCACCTTTGCAATGCCATTCGACTCATAAGTAGATAAATTGCAACTATTGTGATTTGTGAAATCATAAAAATCAGTAAAAGGACTTTGAATACTTAAGTCTTCAAGAAAAACAGCTGCGCCTTGCCAATTTTTTAAGCCTAGCAGTCCTAGCTCCCAAGCAAGGTGTTGACAGAGTAAGCAAAACAATAACACCAAAATAATTATGCAGTATCACTTTCAAAGTGGCCCAAAgatgaaaagctatgaacatcttgACCATCTCAATATTACGAAGCTGTTGAATGGAACCAATGTAGTCATCTAGCATCTAAGCGCACAATGATTGAATATTgttgtaaattataaaaaatattttatgttaatagaaacaaagaaaatatagaaaaaacatTTTCATGAAAAGTAGAATAAAATAGTTACTTGAGATTAAAACTCTTTGGACTGAAGAATGACAAAACCATCATCTGCATAAAGCATCTTGTCTTGTATTCCTCGTAAATGAGTCTAAAAGCCAACGGAGCTTTATGTTTCATTCAATCTAATTTATCTATTGTCACGAAGATTTGCAGTTATTGTCCCTTTCCAACCAAACAAATAAATGATAGACAAAGAGATAACATGGTGCAGATAGAACTTAAAGAAACAATCAATGAAAAAGGATTCAGACAGAGAAACTTTGACCCATCTCATCCTCATTCCTTACCAAACTCATGGAAAGTTAGCATACAGAAAACTTCAAGCATACTGCTAGTTTATCATGAGCCATAAGCTTATCCAGTAAGATGCATCATTTCATGGTCTACCTCCAGGAAAAGAATTAGAGGTAAAAGAGGTTTGGAACAATGTCAAGGGAGACCTTGTACCTTGATAGTCGCAACAAGACCCAACCTGGAAAACAAAAACCACTGGATCAGAACTTGTGTAATATCTGAATATATAGTAAATCGAAAGAAGTGTCAATGTTATTCTAAACACTGAACTTTCTAACCTGACCCAAATCTCTTAAAATTTTAACTAAAAAAAGGAATGTCCATAAATGTCATTTATATTCTTAAAAATGTTTCCAACCACATAGATATTACATCAAGAAGCCATTTCATTATGCTAAGGTAGACAcatgagagaaaaaaagaaaaggtttccaaagatacataaatatattcaaataaaaaatgtACATCAAAAGATCAGATCTGACAATAGAAACATTGTGGTTGTTAAAGCAATGGAGAACTCCCTATATCCTACACTATTAACTCTCCAGTCTACTTAACAAGAGTTGTTACTATATTACGATTTCACTCTTTGGTTAAATCAGTTATTTGTCAGAGATGGCATGGAGAGTTAACCCAACCACAATTTTCCCTTGGTCTTCCTTCCTCTTAATTCCTTCACATACAAAATGTTATTTTCTAGATTAGCACAATGGCAGTACAGATAACGATCAAAGAACCAAGATGGAAGAATCAAATGTCACTACAAAGTTGTCCCAATTTGTCCTCTCTTCCATTAAATTCATAGCATACAGAGATTGAAACGTATCTAGAGATCCAATTTTATCTTTCTGTAACAGACCAAATCTAATGGTGCCAACCAAATCTAATGACtctagaaaaagaagaaatttccTTATTAAAAAATTTGCAGGAAACCTTCTAATACAGGCAACAACGGACTCTTTAACAATTCGGGATATGGAAGATCCTTCCTAATCCATGAATCTGCAACCAGATTTTCGATTTAGACAAGAGCCACGTCTAATGATTCTACAAGTCAAAGATCTTTCGTCATCCAATAACACGCTAGGTTTGCCATCGAAGGAAATCCCAAAATTCATACTCGTTCAAGGGTCAGAGTCCATCCTTAAAGGCGTCTCTTCACGCCAGATTCATACGGAAACGGTGACCTTTAGCTAAAAAGATCGGCATAGTAGTCGGTAGCGAAAAGCGAGAACGGAAGAAGGCGAACCTGTCGGCCATGGTGGCGATGGTCTTGAAGGCGAGGATGAGGGATCGGTCGGGGTTGGATCCACGGTTCTGCCATCGGCCAAGGGAGGAGGATAGGAAGTCGCCCTGGGCGCCGTTGGgcttggagatgacggtggagagGCCGCCGTCGGCAAGGAGGGGGTTGGTGGGCCCGCCGACTCGGACAGGGTCATTGTCTCCGGACTCGTTAGCGAAGGTCCGCCACTCGGAGGTCTCGTCGACGGAGTGCGACTCCAGCACCAGCCCGCACTCGGAGCACACCGTGTCCCCCGCCGAGTGGTCGAGCACCACCTCCGTCCCCCGCTTGCAGTCCGGGCAGTACGCGTCCCCCATCGAGATCGCCCTCCCCGCTTCCTTCTCTCTCCCGATCGACTCcgatccccttctcctcctcgccctcttctccttctctcctGCCTCCTATTTCTCTCGGGAGCGCGATATCGGGCTCAAACCAAGAAGAAcaacagaaagagagagagggggggggaggtgaa
Proteins encoded:
- the LOC135617061 gene encoding transcription initiation factor IIB-like gives rise to the protein MGDAYCPDCKRGTEVVLDHSAGDTVCSECGLVLESHSVDETSEWRTFANESGDNDPVRVGGPTNPLLADGGLSTVISKPNGAQGDFLSSSLGRWQNRGSNPDRSLILAFKTIATMADRLGLVATIKDRANEIYKKVEDLKSVRGRNQDAILAACLYIACRQEDKPRTVKEICSVANGATKKEIGRAKEFIVKQLEVEMGQSMEMGTIHAGDFLRRFCSHLGMTNQAVKAAQEAVQKSEELDIRRSPISIAAAVIYMITQLSDDKKPLKDISLATGVAEGTIKNSYKDLYPYASRIIPTFFAKEEDLKNLCSP